In Urechidicola croceus, a single window of DNA contains:
- a CDS encoding YeeE/YedE family protein, with the protein MNWIFEPWPWYVSGPLIAFIMFLLIMVGKNFGMSSNLRTLCTICGAGNKVDFFKFDWKTQRWNILVAVGTVIGGLIAAYFLSNSEVVNINSDVVSKLNDLGFESAGKSYLPTELFDSNDLNMKSIIILIIGGLLVGFGARYAGGCTSGHAISGLSNLQLSSLIAVVGFFIGGLIMVHLIFPLIF; encoded by the coding sequence ATGAATTGGATTTTTGAACCTTGGCCATGGTATGTCTCTGGCCCATTGATTGCATTTATAATGTTTTTATTGATTATGGTTGGTAAAAATTTTGGAATGTCTTCAAACCTTAGAACACTTTGTACTATTTGTGGAGCAGGGAATAAGGTAGATTTTTTTAAGTTTGATTGGAAAACTCAACGATGGAATATCCTTGTTGCTGTTGGAACAGTTATTGGAGGATTAATTGCCGCATATTTTTTGTCAAATTCTGAAGTTGTGAATATCAATTCTGATGTGGTTTCTAAACTGAACGATTTAGGTTTTGAAAGTGCAGGAAAATCATATTTACCAACAGAATTATTTGATTCAAATGATCTTAATATGAAAAGTATTATAATTCTTATTATTGGTGGATTATTAGTCGGTTTTGGTGCGCGTTATGCAGGAGGTTGTACATCTGGACATGCTATTTCAGGCTTAAGTAACTTACAATTGTCATCTCTTATTGCTGTAGTCGGTTTTTTTATAGGAGGTTTGATAATGGTTCATTTAATATTTCCATTAATTTTTTAA
- a CDS encoding efflux RND transporter permease subunit, giving the protein MKEGLAGKIAKSFIGSKLTVLLMIVFMVIGVYSSFLIPREEEPQIDVPMADIFVGYPGASPTEVESRVIKPLEKLISNIKGVEYVYSTSMKEQGMVIVQFYVGEDIERSFVKLYNEINKHMDQMPQGVTFPLVKTRAIDDVPMLGLTLWSENYDDYQLSQMAQELESEIKKVNDVAITHKIGGRNRQLRVVLDKDKLASGGLDFLSVSEMIKANNSQLNSGSFDKNDTEFLVNTGKFLESVTDVENLVVGVQQNQPIYLKQVAKIIDGPEVPQNYVSLGFGQGSEKASDYKSEYPAVTISVAKRKGADAMKIADVIIDKVEHLRSTLIPDDVHVEITRNYGETASHKVSELLLHLIGSIIAVTLVVMLAMGWRGGLVVFLSVPITFALTLLSYYMLDYTLNRITLFALVFVTGIVVDDSIIIAENMHRHFKMKRLPFKQAALYAINEVGNPTILATFTVIASVLPMAFVSGLMGPYMAPMPIGASIAMILSLFVALTITPYLGYIFLREKDKKGKEEKPEKPIEDSLIYKIYNKLERPLLENKAKRWLFLAGTFLLLMGTMVLFFTKSVAVKMLPFDNKNEFQVVIDMPEGTTLERTGVVAQEISQYLSTRPEVVNYQNYIGTSAPITFNGLVRHYDLRGGSNMADIQVNLLDKKDRSAQSHDIAKLLRPDIQKIASKYNANVKLVEVPPGPPVLSTIVAEVYGPDYDEQMKIANSVQDILKNTEDVVDIDWMVEDDQTEYQFNIDKEKAMLYGVSPQQIAYTMNMALSNRAITNLYDEDAMNQVGLVLSLDEKEKSTISDISQLKVKSKQGNMVPIADLVDIKQTTAAKSIYRKNQKRVVYVMADMAGELESPAYAILGMEEKLKEIPLPAGYEINEMYLGQPDFEDDYTVKWDGEWQITLEVFRDLGIAFLGAIILIYILIVGWFQNFKAPVVMMVAIPLSLIGIILGHWIMGAFFTATSFIGMIALAGIMVRNSVLLIDFINLRTAEGIPLKQAAIEAGAVRTTPILLTAGTVVIGAFVILFDPIFQGLAISLMGGTIVSTVLTLLVVPLVYYMIERKNYK; this is encoded by the coding sequence ATGAAAGAAGGTTTAGCAGGAAAAATTGCCAAAAGCTTTATAGGCTCTAAGCTTACTGTGCTTCTAATGATCGTGTTTATGGTTATTGGAGTGTATAGTTCGTTTTTAATTCCACGTGAGGAAGAACCACAAATTGATGTGCCAATGGCAGATATTTTTGTTGGATATCCTGGTGCAAGTCCTACCGAAGTGGAATCGAGAGTTATTAAGCCTTTGGAGAAATTAATTTCCAACATAAAAGGTGTTGAGTATGTATATTCAACATCAATGAAAGAGCAAGGAATGGTCATTGTTCAGTTTTATGTTGGTGAAGATATTGAGCGTTCGTTTGTAAAGTTGTACAACGAAATCAATAAACATATGGATCAAATGCCACAAGGTGTAACGTTTCCATTAGTAAAAACACGTGCTATTGATGATGTACCTATGTTAGGTTTAACATTGTGGAGTGAAAACTACGATGATTATCAATTAAGCCAAATGGCTCAGGAGTTAGAGAGTGAAATTAAAAAAGTAAACGATGTAGCTATTACACATAAAATTGGAGGAAGAAACCGACAATTACGTGTAGTTTTAGATAAAGATAAATTAGCTTCTGGCGGATTAGATTTCTTATCGGTTTCTGAAATGATTAAAGCGAATAACTCGCAATTAAATTCAGGTAGTTTTGATAAAAATGATACTGAGTTTTTAGTAAATACAGGTAAATTTTTAGAGTCTGTTACCGATGTTGAAAATTTAGTAGTTGGTGTACAACAGAATCAGCCTATTTATTTAAAACAAGTTGCAAAGATTATTGATGGTCCTGAAGTACCACAAAATTATGTGTCTTTAGGATTTGGACAAGGAAGTGAAAAGGCATCAGATTATAAGTCAGAATATCCTGCGGTTACTATTTCAGTAGCGAAAAGAAAAGGAGCAGATGCGATGAAAATTGCAGATGTTATTATTGATAAAGTAGAGCATTTACGTTCAACGTTAATTCCTGATGATGTACACGTTGAAATCACCAGAAACTATGGTGAAACCGCATCACATAAAGTATCAGAATTATTATTACACCTTATTGGCTCTATCATTGCGGTTACTCTTGTAGTAATGTTGGCAATGGGTTGGCGAGGTGGATTGGTAGTATTCTTATCAGTACCAATTACGTTTGCCTTAACGCTGTTAAGTTATTACATGTTAGATTATACATTAAACCGAATTACCTTATTCGCATTAGTATTTGTAACAGGTATTGTAGTAGATGATTCGATCATTATTGCTGAAAATATGCACAGGCATTTTAAAATGAAACGCTTGCCATTTAAACAAGCTGCTCTGTATGCCATTAACGAGGTTGGTAACCCAACAATTTTAGCAACCTTTACGGTAATTGCTTCGGTATTGCCAATGGCGTTTGTATCAGGATTAATGGGACCTTATATGGCACCAATGCCAATTGGAGCTTCTATTGCGATGATTTTATCTCTATTTGTAGCATTAACAATTACGCCTTATTTAGGATATATTTTCTTAAGAGAAAAAGATAAAAAAGGAAAAGAAGAGAAACCTGAAAAACCAATTGAAGACTCTTTAATTTATAAGATTTATAATAAGTTAGAAAGACCTTTATTAGAAAACAAAGCGAAACGTTGGTTGTTTTTAGCAGGAACTTTTCTGTTGTTAATGGGAACAATGGTGTTGTTTTTTACCAAATCGGTTGCTGTGAAAATGTTACCATTTGATAATAAGAATGAATTCCAAGTAGTAATAGATATGCCAGAAGGAACAACGTTGGAAAGAACAGGGGTGGTTGCTCAGGAAATTTCGCAGTACTTATCTACACGTCCAGAAGTGGTGAATTACCAGAATTATATTGGAACTTCGGCTCCAATCACTTTTAACGGTTTGGTACGTCATTACGATTTACGTGGAGGAAGTAACATGGCGGATATTCAGGTGAATTTATTGGATAAGAAAGATCGTAGTGCTCAGAGTCACGATATAGCGAAGTTATTACGTCCAGATATTCAAAAAATCGCTTCAAAATACAATGCAAATGTAAAATTGGTTGAGGTTCCACCAGGACCACCAGTATTATCAACTATTGTTGCTGAAGTTTATGGACCAGATTATGATGAGCAAATGAAAATTGCTAACAGCGTTCAGGATATCTTAAAGAATACTGAAGATGTTGTAGATATTGATTGGATGGTTGAAGACGATCAAACAGAATATCAGTTCAATATTGATAAAGAAAAAGCAATGTTATACGGTGTTTCACCGCAACAAATTGCGTATACCATGAACATGGCTTTGTCTAATAGAGCAATCACCAATTTGTATGATGAAGATGCAATGAATCAAGTTGGTTTGGTGTTGAGTTTAGATGAAAAAGAAAAATCGACCATTAGTGATATTTCACAATTAAAGGTGAAGTCTAAACAAGGTAATATGGTTCCTATTGCAGATTTAGTAGATATAAAACAAACTACTGCTGCTAAAAGTATTTATCGTAAAAACCAAAAACGAGTGGTGTACGTCATGGCAGATATGGCTGGAGAACTAGAAAGTCCTGCTTATGCTATACTTGGAATGGAAGAAAAATTGAAAGAAATTCCGTTACCTGCAGGTTATGAAATTAACGAGATGTATTTAGGTCAGCCAGATTTTGAAGATGATTATACAGTAAAATGGGATGGTGAATGGCAAATTACCTTAGAAGTATTTAGAGATTTAGGAATCGCCTTTTTAGGAGCAATCATTTTGATTTACATCTTAATTGTTGGATGGTTCCAAAACTTTAAAGCACCAGTTGTGATGATGGTTGCAATTCCATTATCATTAATCGGAATCATTTTAGGACACTGGATTATGGGTGCATTTTTTACAGCAACTTCATTTATTGGAATGATTGCTTTAGCAGGAATTATGGTAAGAAACTCGGTATTATTGATTGACTTTATCAATCTACGAACAGCCGAAGGCATACCATTAAAACAAGCTGCTATTGAAGCAGGTGCGGTAAGAACAACTCCGATTTTATTAACGGCAGGAACAGTAGTTATTGGAGCGTTTGTAATTCTTTTTGATCCTATTTTCCAAGGATTAGCTATCTCGTTAATGGGAGGAACAATTGTGTCAACGGTGTTAACATTGTTGGTTGTGCCATTAGTTTATTATATGATTGAACGTAAAAATTATAAATAA
- a CDS encoding TolC family protein: MKKNIYKLTFGFSLFASLLQAQEVIPISKAEVLTKVSEENRSIKVSEQEYNEAKADYNQTNSVFLPNITASHTAISTTNPLMAFGSKLNQEILTQADFNPTLLNDPSRIENFATKIEVQQPLVNFDGVFQRKAAKTKMKAMALKTERTADYLEFEVEKAYMQLQLAYKAVEVLEKALESAESNKKLAENSFKQGYLQRADVLSVEVRVTEVLNHLQTAKSNVKNASNYISFLMNENQDIIFQPTDDLKVSMMGLEEKSISENRSDIRAMELVANAYETMLKADKMTFLPRLNAFGSYELYDDQIFQGNANGYLIGAQLSWDLFQGSKRFGKVQKSKAEFEKSKLQYEEYVSKSQLELNKARRMLMDAENKLKLTELALEQSKESLRIRTNRFQEGLEKTSDLLLAETQVSQKELEYFQTVFEYNFAHAYLQFLTKE, translated from the coding sequence ATGAAGAAAAATATTTACAAACTGACATTTGGTTTTTCACTTTTCGCATCTTTATTACAAGCGCAAGAAGTGATTCCAATTTCTAAAGCAGAGGTTTTAACTAAAGTTTCTGAAGAAAATAGATCAATAAAAGTTTCAGAACAAGAGTATAATGAAGCAAAAGCTGATTATAATCAAACGAATTCAGTCTTTCTACCAAATATAACTGCATCACATACTGCGATTTCTACAACAAACCCTTTGATGGCTTTTGGATCTAAATTGAATCAGGAGATTTTAACACAAGCCGATTTTAATCCTACATTGTTGAATGACCCTTCTAGAATTGAAAATTTTGCAACAAAAATTGAAGTACAACAACCTCTAGTCAATTTTGATGGTGTTTTTCAGCGTAAAGCGGCAAAAACCAAAATGAAAGCAATGGCTTTAAAAACAGAAAGGACTGCCGATTATTTAGAATTTGAAGTTGAAAAAGCATATATGCAATTACAATTGGCATATAAAGCTGTTGAAGTTCTTGAGAAAGCATTAGAATCGGCTGAATCAAATAAAAAATTGGCTGAAAATAGTTTCAAACAAGGATACTTACAACGTGCAGATGTTTTGTCTGTAGAAGTGAGAGTTACAGAAGTTTTAAACCACTTACAAACTGCAAAAAGTAATGTGAAAAATGCTTCAAATTATATATCTTTTTTAATGAATGAAAATCAAGATATTATTTTTCAACCTACAGATGATTTGAAGGTTTCAATGATGGGTTTAGAAGAAAAATCTATTTCTGAAAATCGATCGGACATTAGAGCGATGGAGTTGGTGGCAAATGCTTATGAAACTATGCTTAAGGCTGATAAAATGACATTTTTACCTCGTTTAAATGCCTTTGGAAGTTATGAGTTGTATGACGATCAAATCTTTCAAGGAAATGCAAATGGATATTTAATCGGTGCACAATTAAGTTGGGATTTATTTCAAGGTTCAAAGCGATTTGGAAAAGTTCAAAAAAGTAAAGCCGAATTTGAAAAATCAAAATTGCAATATGAAGAGTATGTATCTAAAAGTCAATTAGAACTTAACAAAGCAAGACGAATGTTAATGGATGCTGAGAATAAATTGAAGTTAACAGAATTAGCCTTAGAGCAATCTAAAGAATCTTTAAGAATAAGAACAAATAGGTTTCAAGAAGGGCTTGAAAAGACATCAGATTTATTATTGGCCGAAACGCAAGTTTCGCAAAAAGAACTCGAATATTTTCAAACGGTATTTGAATATAATTTCGCACACGCATATTTACAATTTTTAACTAAAGAATAA
- a CDS encoding DUF6691 family protein: MRSVIYLFIGILFGIIMYKSEASSWFRIYEMFQFKAFHMYGIIGSALVIGIIVIQLIKRLNIKSFYGEKIHFAPKAKSFSRYMYGGIIFGLGWALAGACPGPMFTLLGAGYLPIIIVIVSAVIGTYVYGLLKDKLPH, translated from the coding sequence ATGAGAAGTGTAATATATTTGTTTATTGGTATTTTATTTGGAATTATAATGTATAAATCTGAAGCCTCATCATGGTTTAGAATTTATGAAATGTTTCAATTCAAAGCATTTCATATGTATGGTATTATAGGTTCAGCTTTAGTAATTGGAATTATTGTTATTCAATTAATAAAAAGACTAAATATTAAATCTTTTTATGGTGAAAAGATCCATTTTGCACCAAAAGCAAAAAGTTTTAGTAGATATATGTATGGAGGAATTATTTTTGGATTAGGATGGGCCTTAGCAGGTGCATGTCCAGGACCAATGTTTACATTGCTAGGTGCTGGATATTTACCAATAATTATAGTAATTGTTTCCGCAGTTATAGGAACCTATGTTTATGGATTGTTAAAAGACAAACTTCCTCATTAA
- a CDS encoding NAD(P)/FAD-dependent oxidoreductase — translation MSKIVILGAGISGHVAAAHLRRKLSKEHEVLVVSPNSNYQWIPSNIWVGIGRMKSEQILFPLAPLYKKKGIGFKQAKVVTFHPEGDQELDKPYVVVEHVTGRKNREKVTYDYLINATGPKLNFEATEGLKPGTNKAYSVCTYSHANHAWEALEKLIQEMKQGKKAKILIGTGHAKSTCQGAAFEYILNVEQELRRHNVRDKAEITWIANEHELGDFGMDGMLLSYGGMTMKSKEMVEMVFEDRDIKWIIGAGVNKIEDGIAHYETLDGDYKTETYDFSMLIPAFSGHGFTAYDKVGKDITQKLFKGFMIVDADYSPKPYEEWSVQDWPETYQNPSYSNIFAPGIAFAPPHAISKPRKSKNGTPISPSPPRTGMPSGITAKLVADNIIDTIKNEGKTSLHHKGSMGNMGAACIASAGYGMTKGSGISITTFPIVPDYNKYPNTQGRKLGKTFGEIGLAGHWLKLALHYAFLYKAKMKPFWWLIPE, via the coding sequence ATGTCAAAAATAGTCATTTTAGGAGCAGGTATTTCTGGTCATGTTGCTGCCGCACATTTACGTAGAAAGTTATCCAAAGAACATGAAGTTCTAGTAGTGTCTCCTAATAGTAATTACCAATGGATACCTTCAAATATTTGGGTGGGAATTGGTAGAATGAAGTCAGAACAAATTTTATTTCCATTAGCACCTTTATATAAAAAGAAAGGTATTGGTTTTAAACAAGCCAAGGTTGTTACTTTTCATCCAGAAGGAGATCAAGAATTAGATAAACCTTATGTAGTGGTTGAACATGTAACTGGAAGAAAAAATAGAGAAAAAGTAACATATGATTATTTAATTAATGCTACAGGTCCAAAGTTAAACTTTGAAGCTACAGAGGGCTTAAAGCCTGGAACTAATAAAGCCTATTCAGTTTGTACTTATAGCCATGCCAATCACGCATGGGAAGCTTTAGAAAAATTAATTCAGGAAATGAAACAAGGTAAAAAGGCTAAGATTCTTATAGGCACTGGACATGCAAAATCAACTTGTCAGGGTGCTGCTTTCGAATATATATTGAATGTAGAACAAGAATTGAGACGTCATAATGTAAGAGATAAAGCAGAAATTACTTGGATTGCCAATGAGCATGAATTAGGAGATTTTGGTATGGATGGTATGCTGTTGAGTTATGGCGGAATGACTATGAAATCCAAAGAGATGGTTGAAATGGTTTTTGAAGATAGGGATATAAAGTGGATTATTGGTGCGGGTGTTAATAAAATAGAAGATGGTATAGCACATTATGAAACATTAGACGGAGATTATAAAACAGAAACATATGACTTCTCTATGCTTATTCCAGCATTCTCAGGACATGGTTTTACTGCTTATGATAAAGTAGGTAAAGATATTACACAAAAACTTTTTAAAGGTTTTATGATTGTTGATGCCGATTATTCTCCCAAACCTTATGAAGAATGGTCTGTACAAGATTGGCCAGAAACATATCAGAATCCGTCATATTCAAATATTTTTGCACCTGGAATTGCTTTTGCTCCTCCACATGCTATTTCTAAACCACGAAAAAGTAAAAATGGAACTCCAATTTCGCCTTCTCCACCAAGAACAGGGATGCCATCAGGAATTACTGCAAAATTAGTGGCTGATAATATAATAGATACAATTAAAAACGAAGGGAAAACATCTTTACATCATAAAGGATCTATGGGTAATATGGGAGCAGCATGTATAGCATCTGCAGGATATGGAATGACTAAAGGAAGTGGAATAAGTATTACAACTTTTCCTATTGTACCTGATTATAATAAGTATCCAAATACTCAAGGTCGAAAATTAGGAAAGACTTTTGGTGAAATAGGTTTAGCAGGACATTGGTTAAAACTAGCCTTACACTATGCCTTTTTGTACAAAGCGAAAATGAAACCATTTTGGTGGTTGATTCCTGAATAA
- a CDS encoding efflux RND transporter periplasmic adaptor subunit encodes MKKYTYIITVITLSILMTSCGNDEKKVVADNTPPIVVKVNAVQEDGNNPFVTASGKVQAENSADLSTRMMGYVNKTHVNVGDKVRKGQLLISINNSDLQAKRAQVNASITEATAAYNNAEKDYIRFKNLFADNSASQKEVDDMTAHFEMAKARLEAANQMKNEINSQFKYTNITAPFSGVITSKNIEAGDMANPGMPLISVEAPGKYEVMAMVPESEISQIKKGTEVDVVVKSINQTIKGKVTEVSTSAKNTGGQFLVKVALDKTDAKILSGMFTTVQFPVAKKATASTMVLIPTSAIVERGQLTGVYTVSQSNTAVLRWLRLGRTFGDNVEVLSGLSADESYIVSAEGKLFNGAKISIQ; translated from the coding sequence ATGAAAAAATATACATACATAATTACTGTAATCACACTATCAATTTTAATGACTAGTTGTGGTAATGATGAAAAAAAAGTAGTAGCCGATAATACACCACCAATTGTTGTAAAAGTAAATGCTGTACAAGAAGATGGAAACAATCCTTTCGTGACTGCAAGTGGAAAAGTTCAAGCAGAAAATAGTGCAGACTTGAGCACCCGCATGATGGGATATGTTAATAAAACCCATGTTAATGTTGGAGACAAAGTACGTAAAGGACAATTATTAATATCAATAAATAATTCCGATTTACAAGCAAAACGAGCACAAGTTAATGCAAGTATTACCGAAGCAACAGCTGCTTATAACAATGCAGAAAAAGATTACATTCGTTTTAAAAATTTGTTTGCCGACAATAGCGCATCTCAAAAGGAAGTGGATGATATGACTGCACATTTTGAAATGGCTAAAGCGCGTTTAGAAGCTGCAAATCAAATGAAAAATGAGATAAATTCTCAATTTAAATATACGAATATAACTGCGCCGTTTAGTGGTGTTATTACAAGTAAAAATATTGAAGCTGGTGATATGGCAAACCCAGGAATGCCTTTAATTTCTGTGGAAGCACCAGGTAAATATGAAGTAATGGCAATGGTTCCGGAAAGTGAAATTTCACAAATTAAAAAAGGTACTGAAGTTGATGTAGTAGTTAAATCAATCAACCAGACTATAAAAGGAAAAGTTACAGAAGTAAGTACATCGGCAAAAAATACAGGAGGACAATTCTTAGTGAAAGTAGCTTTAGATAAAACAGATGCTAAAATTTTATCAGGAATGTTTACAACGGTTCAGTTTCCTGTAGCAAAAAAAGCAACAGCATCAACAATGGTTTTAATTCCAACTAGTGCTATTGTAGAAAGAGGACAACTTACAGGAGTGTACACAGTTAGTCAAAGTAATACTGCTGTATTACGTTGGTTACGATTAGGAAGAACTTTTGGAGACAATGTTGAGGTTTTATCTGGTTTATCTGCTGATGAATCTTATATCGTTTCTGCGGAAGGAAAACTATTTAATGGAGCAAAAATTTCAATTCAATAA
- a CDS encoding YgaP family membrane protein, with protein sequence MLNTYFRVIVGTMVLLSVVLTVYVHPNWMWFTVFIGVNMIQSAFTKWCLLETILERVFKIKK encoded by the coding sequence ATGTTAAATACATACTTTAGAGTTATTGTAGGTACAATGGTATTATTAAGTGTAGTGCTTACTGTTTATGTTCATCCAAATTGGATGTGGTTTACAGTGTTTATAGGAGTGAATATGATTCAATCAGCATTTACAAAATGGTGTTTACTAGAAACTATCTTAGAAAGAGTTTTTAAAATAAAGAAATAA
- a CDS encoding PepSY-associated TM helix domain-containing protein translates to MRLLNALLRKKRKKESWLKYIMSVLHLWLGLLSSIVIFIVCITGSIYTFKNKIIDAYNYDKVYVSEEDKPFLSLDKIRYIFKNKNLEITQITIPDTPNKSLHVSYKNLKTKNSGSYYVNPYSGKIIGSGDYSLENFFSIVLSLHRSLLIDNVGKQIVGVSILIFVFMLFSGLILWWPNKLKQIKQGLKVKWKAKFRRVNYDLHNVFGFYFLLPLLFISITGLYVSYPWVKSAIIVSLGGTPVLTAQASEETKAELSNAFNDILKEMVEKENEKSTLKEVKPVSIDSIIHLADMKLNYIGITTVKMPNEKDPRFTIKKINRENWLKALLPDIISFNKKGEIKRVELFKNKPLSKQFIEISLPLHTGEIMGWPSLIFYFIATLIGCSLPITGFLIWWGKYKKTT, encoded by the coding sequence ATGCGTTTGCTAAATGCACTTTTAAGGAAAAAACGCAAGAAAGAATCTTGGCTTAAATATATAATGTCCGTGCTGCACCTGTGGCTCGGACTTTTATCTAGTATAGTTATTTTTATTGTATGTATAACAGGTAGTATATATACTTTTAAAAATAAAATTATTGATGCTTATAACTATGATAAAGTTTATGTTTCTGAAGAAGATAAACCTTTTCTTAGTTTAGATAAAATCAGATATATTTTCAAAAATAAAAATTTAGAAATTACTCAGATTACAATTCCTGACACACCTAACAAAAGTCTGCATGTAAGTTACAAAAACTTAAAAACTAAAAACTCAGGTTCATATTATGTAAATCCTTATTCAGGCAAAATAATAGGCTCTGGTGATTATTCCTTAGAAAACTTTTTTAGTATTGTTTTAAGTTTACATCGATCATTGTTAATAGATAATGTTGGTAAGCAAATTGTAGGTGTATCTATACTTATTTTTGTTTTCATGCTATTTTCTGGCTTAATTTTATGGTGGCCAAATAAGTTGAAACAAATAAAACAAGGATTGAAAGTAAAATGGAAAGCTAAATTCCGAAGGGTAAATTATGACCTGCACAATGTATTTGGTTTTTATTTTTTACTACCATTGCTATTCATTTCAATTACTGGATTATATGTTTCTTATCCATGGGTAAAAAGCGCAATTATAGTCTCGCTCGGAGGCACACCTGTTTTAACTGCACAAGCAAGTGAAGAAACAAAAGCAGAACTTTCCAATGCTTTTAATGATATTTTAAAAGAAATGGTAGAAAAAGAAAATGAAAAATCTACCTTAAAAGAAGTAAAACCTGTTTCAATAGATTCTATTATTCATCTTGCAGACATGAAGTTAAATTATATTGGAATCACTACAGTTAAAATGCCTAATGAGAAAGATCCAAGATTTACTATAAAAAAAATTAATAGAGAAAATTGGTTAAAAGCTTTGCTTCCTGATATTATTAGTTTTAATAAAAAGGGAGAAATAAAAAGAGTAGAACTCTTTAAAAACAAACCTCTTAGTAAGCAATTTATAGAAATATCTCTTCCTCTTCACACTGGAGAAATTATGGGTTGGCCTAGTCTAATTTTTTATTTTATTGCAACACTTATTGGCTGTTCACTTCCTATCACTGGGTTTTTAATTTGGTGGGGGAAATATAAAAAAACAACATAG